Proteins from one Drosophila gunungcola strain Sukarami chromosome 3R, Dgunungcola_SK_2, whole genome shotgun sequence genomic window:
- the LOC128252077 gene encoding glutamate dehydrogenase, mitochondrial isoform X1 produces MFRSLPRLLKRMRCYGPGEVSGRATHQMPEHLKKVETDKDPEFSAMVLYYYHRAAQTMEPELVKEMEKYPHMQPEERQARVSAILNLLGSVSASVEVNFPIVRKNGNYEIISGYRSHHVRHRLPLKGGIRYALDVNESEVKALAAIMTFKCACVNLPYGGSKGGVCIDPKQYTVDELQTITRRYTMELLKRNMIGPGIDVPAPDVNTGPREMAWIVDQYQKTFGYKDINSLAIVTGKPVHIGGINGRHSATGRGVWKTGDLFLRDKDWMDLIKFKTGWKDKRVIVQGFGNVGSFAAKFVHEAGAKVIGIKEFDVSLVNNDGIDINDLFNYKDEMKSIKGYPKAEETTEELLTADTDILMPCATQKVITSENANDIKAKLILEGANGPTTPAGEKILLEKGVLLVPDLYCNAGGVTVSYFEYLKNINHVSYGKMNSKTTSEIIIELMNSINESLQQCGDSYPEIKANKKLKRIQECTTEADIVDAALQTVLESAAIGIKQMANKYELCNDLRQAAYIWSASKIFNAMESSGISQQ; encoded by the exons ATGTTTCGCAGTCTGCCAAGGCTCCTCAAGAGGATGCGCTGTTATGGCCCTGGGGAAGTTTCAGGCCGTGCCACACACCAGATGCCCGAGCACCTGAAAAAAGTCGAGACCGACAAGGACCCAGAGTTCTCGGCCATGGTGCTGTATTACTACCATAGGGCAGCCCAGACCATGGAACCCGAGCTGGTCaaggaaatggaaaagtaTCCGCATATGCAGCCGGAGGAGCGCCAAGCACGCGTCTCCGCCATTCTCAATCTGCTGGGGAGTGTGTCCGCCTCGGTGGAAGTTAATTTTCCCATTGTCCGCAAAAATGGCAACTACGAGATCATCAGTGGTTATCGATCGCACCATGTACGACACCGCCTGCCCCTTAAGGGCG GTATTCGGTACGCTCTGGACGTGAACGAAAGCGAGGTGAAGGCCCTCGCCGCTATTATGACTTTCAAGTGCGCATGCGTAAATCTACCATATGGGGGATCTAAGGGAGGAGTATGCATCGACCCCAAGCAATATACCGTGGATGAGCTGCAGACTATTACGCGGCGATATACGATGGAGCTACTGAAGCGTAATATGATCGGACCTGGGATCGATGTTCCCGCACCCGATGTGAACACTGGTCCGCGGGAGATGGCCTGGATTGTGGATCAGTACCAGAAGACCTTTGGCTACAAGGACATCAATTCGTTGGCAATTGTCACCGGCAAGCCCGTTCACATCGGCGGCATTAACGGTCGTCACTCGGCCACGGGTAGGGGCGTTTGGAAGACGGGCGATCTCTTCCTGAGGGACAAGGATTGGATGGATTTGATCAAGTTCAAGACGGGCTGGAAGGATAAGAGGGTCATCGTGCAGGGCTTCGGCAATGTGGGCTCCTTCGCCGCAAAGTTTGTGCACGAGGCGGGTGCCAAGGTTATCGGAATAAAAGAGTTCGACGTTTCCCTTGTTAACAATGACGGTATCGATATTAAT GATCTTTTCAATTACAAAGATGAAATGAAATCCATTAAGGGATACCCCAAGGCGGAGGAGACAACCGAGGAGCTGCTGACGGCCGATACCGACATTCTGATGCCCTGCGCCACCCAGAAGGTGATAACCAGCGAGAATGCCAATGACATCAAGGCCAAGCTGATTCTGGAGGGCGCCAACGGACCCACCACACCCGCTGGCGAAAAGATCCTATTGGAGAAGGGCGTGCTCCTGGTGCCCGATCTCTATTGCAACGCCGGCGGGGTAACTGTCTCGTACTTCGAGTACCTCAAAAACATTAACCATGTGTCCTACGGCAAGATGAATTCGAAAACCACCTCCGAAATAATCATTGAGCTGATGAACTCAATCAACGAGTCCCTGCAGCAATGCGGTGATAGCTAC CCTGAGATAAAAGCCAATAAGAAGCTCAAGAGGATTCAGGAGTGCACCACGGAGGCGGACATCGTGGATGCAGCTCTGCAGACCGTATTAGAATCTGCAGCTATTGGCATCAAGCAGATGGCCAACAAGTACGAGCTGTGTAACGATCTGCGACAAGCTGCTTATATCTGGTCCGCTTCAAAAATCTTCAATGCCATGGAAAGCTCAGGCATTTCACAGCAGTGA
- the LOC128252077 gene encoding glutamate dehydrogenase 2, mitochondrial isoform X2, producing the protein MTFKCACVNLPYGGSKGGVCIDPKQYTVDELQTITRRYTMELLKRNMIGPGIDVPAPDVNTGPREMAWIVDQYQKTFGYKDINSLAIVTGKPVHIGGINGRHSATGRGVWKTGDLFLRDKDWMDLIKFKTGWKDKRVIVQGFGNVGSFAAKFVHEAGAKVIGIKEFDVSLVNNDGIDINDLFNYKDEMKSIKGYPKAEETTEELLTADTDILMPCATQKVITSENANDIKAKLILEGANGPTTPAGEKILLEKGVLLVPDLYCNAGGVTVSYFEYLKNINHVSYGKMNSKTTSEIIIELMNSINESLQQCGDSYPEIKANKKLKRIQECTTEADIVDAALQTVLESAAIGIKQMANKYELCNDLRQAAYIWSASKIFNAMESSGISQQ; encoded by the exons ATGACTTTCAAGTGCGCATGCGTAAATCTACCATATGGGGGATCTAAGGGAGGAGTATGCATCGACCCCAAGCAATATACCGTGGATGAGCTGCAGACTATTACGCGGCGATATACGATGGAGCTACTGAAGCGTAATATGATCGGACCTGGGATCGATGTTCCCGCACCCGATGTGAACACTGGTCCGCGGGAGATGGCCTGGATTGTGGATCAGTACCAGAAGACCTTTGGCTACAAGGACATCAATTCGTTGGCAATTGTCACCGGCAAGCCCGTTCACATCGGCGGCATTAACGGTCGTCACTCGGCCACGGGTAGGGGCGTTTGGAAGACGGGCGATCTCTTCCTGAGGGACAAGGATTGGATGGATTTGATCAAGTTCAAGACGGGCTGGAAGGATAAGAGGGTCATCGTGCAGGGCTTCGGCAATGTGGGCTCCTTCGCCGCAAAGTTTGTGCACGAGGCGGGTGCCAAGGTTATCGGAATAAAAGAGTTCGACGTTTCCCTTGTTAACAATGACGGTATCGATATTAAT GATCTTTTCAATTACAAAGATGAAATGAAATCCATTAAGGGATACCCCAAGGCGGAGGAGACAACCGAGGAGCTGCTGACGGCCGATACCGACATTCTGATGCCCTGCGCCACCCAGAAGGTGATAACCAGCGAGAATGCCAATGACATCAAGGCCAAGCTGATTCTGGAGGGCGCCAACGGACCCACCACACCCGCTGGCGAAAAGATCCTATTGGAGAAGGGCGTGCTCCTGGTGCCCGATCTCTATTGCAACGCCGGCGGGGTAACTGTCTCGTACTTCGAGTACCTCAAAAACATTAACCATGTGTCCTACGGCAAGATGAATTCGAAAACCACCTCCGAAATAATCATTGAGCTGATGAACTCAATCAACGAGTCCCTGCAGCAATGCGGTGATAGCTAC CCTGAGATAAAAGCCAATAAGAAGCTCAAGAGGATTCAGGAGTGCACCACGGAGGCGGACATCGTGGATGCAGCTCTGCAGACCGTATTAGAATCTGCAGCTATTGGCATCAAGCAGATGGCCAACAAGTACGAGCTGTGTAACGATCTGCGACAAGCTGCTTATATCTGGTCCGCTTCAAAAATCTTCAATGCCATGGAAAGCTCAGGCATTTCACAGCAGTGA
- the LOC128266567 gene encoding uncharacterized protein LOC128266567 has translation MEEIKKFDKVAFLEGYLLKHKELGKRQREYKKILSSKLKTRKETIIEASFETAIDQLEEEKNDLRAQIWVASGTTHKKENNRWLELIRCHVECQENLSQDINALKTSIFNMEKETSRMDKQIYSLNRLTIPDQQHIQYVMKARKRMTILENSLEVGVRQECGFTAANADLREQLIRILNHRTFFNDSYTKMVQKLNSDKKYLIDLIEYALNTFDGCIEVYEKIDMLAKREAKERELRRVEMQGIMRKVAADGDNTAFLNCKSKARELADLQPKEYKRRDEFRRVHNKKINLYNSVLQKILQYSDSNNVDEVIDKFQQQESLYYSFFNYANEMSYHITLLNNSVNRLFEDIVALKRDNTNTLQEQLDQIASLENKVRTKQESNMELHKARESNDARLENLLQGVETVCEMCSIDASPLAKLLGDHTHVNLVNVVRFLKLLEARVLELTASVYVMERQEDGRFDYVVKQIEKICELPTDLNDIVLTQQCPECAEGEAFNMDEGGDGVLVHTVKEAKKKLYEKVTQPEMQYRLHSISQCRLPRSRLLAAKRNM, from the coding sequence ATGGAGGAAATCAAGAAGTTCGATAAGGTGGCCTTTCTGGAGGGCTACCTGCTGAAGCACAAGGAGCTGGGCAAGCGCCAGCGCGAATACAAGAAGATCCTGTCCAGCAAACTCAAGACGCGCAAGGAGACGATCATCGAGGCCAGCTTCGAGACGGCCATTGACCagctggaggaggagaagAACGATCTGCGGGCCCAGATCTGGGTGGCCAGTGGCACGACCCACAAGAAGGAAAACAATCGCTGGCTGGAGCTGATCCGTTGTCATGTCGAGTGCCAGGAGAACCTCTCGCAGGACATCAATGCCCTGAAGACATCCATCTTCAACATGGAGAAGGAAACCAGCCGCATGGACAAGCAGATCTACAGTCTCAATCGTCTGACCATTCCGGACCAGCAGCACATTCAATATGTGATGAAGGCCCGGAAGAGGATGACCATACTGGAGAACTCCCTGGAGGTGGGTGTGCGCCAGGAGTGTGGCTTCACGGCGGCCAACGCCGATTTGCGGGAGCAGCTCATCCGCATCCTGAATCACCGCACCTTCTTCAACGATTCATATACGAAAATGGTGCAGAAGCTCAATAGCGACAAGAAGTACCTGATTGATCTCATCGAGTATGCCCTGAACACTTTCGATGGCTGCATTGAGGTGTACGAGAAGATTGACATGTTGGCCAAGCGGGAGGCCAAGGAGCGGGAACTGCGGCGTGTGGAGATGCAGGGCATTATGCGAAAGGTGGCCGCCGATGGCGACAATACCGCCTTCCTGAATTGCAAGTCCAAGGCCCGGGAGTTGGCCGACTTGCAGCCCAAGGAGTACAAGCGAAGGGACGAGTTCCGACGGGTGCACAACAAGAAGATCAACCTGTACAATTCGGTGCTGCAGAAGATTCTCCAGTACTCCGACTCCAACAATGTGGACGAGGTGATCGATAAGTTCCAGCAGCAGGAGAGCCTCTACTACTCGTTCTTCAACTATGCCAACGAAATGAGCTATCACATCACCCTGCTCAATAACTCGGTGAATCGGCTGTTCGAGGACATAGTGGCCCTCAAGAGGGATAACACAAATACGCTGCAGGAGCAGCTGGATCAGATCGCCAGTCTGGAGAACAAGGTGCGCACCAAGCAGGAGTCCAACATGGAGCTGCACAAGGCACGGGAGAGCAACGATGCCCGGCTGGAGAATCTGCTGCAGGGCGTGGAGACCGTCTGCGAGATGTGCTCCATCGATGCCAGTCCGCTGGCCAAGCTCCTGGGTGACCACACCCACGTCAACCTGGTCAACGTGGTGCGCTTTCTCAAACTGCTCGAGGCTAGGGTCCTCGAACTGACGGCCAGTGTGTATGTGATGGAGCGCCAGGAGGATGGCCGCTTCGACTATGTGGTCAAGCAGATCGAGAAGATCTGCGAGCTGCCCACCGATCTCAATGACATTGTGCTCACCCAGCAGTGTCCCGAGTGCGCCGAGGGCGAGGCCTTCAACATGGACGAGGGCGGCGACGGGGTGCTCGTCCACACCGTCAAGGAGGCCAAGAAGAAGCTCTACGAGAAGGTCACGCAGCCGGAGATGCAGTACCGCCTGCACAGCATCAGCCAGTGCCGACTGCCACGATCCCGCCTCCTGGCCGCCAAGCGCAACATGTAG
- the LOC128263750 gene encoding hatching enzyme 1.2: protein MSQQVFIVLALALTACQAHPYVSYDDVDDTEVIELPGNGIEEAPPTLGKDIIDLTPLGTALFGKPDEEQTASRVGNFSADADDMNPEELGSYLEGDMLVPQTDLIMKNGLPTQSSRWPNGVVPYEIRGSFNARDMATIENAIAEYHRRTCIRFVRRSSERDYISIRGDNSGCWSSVGRVGGKQEVNLQSPGCLSRPGTAMHELMHALGFLHEQNRMERDGYVAIQYNNVQSSAMNNFEKAARTEAFGVPYDYDSVMHYSKNAFSINGQPTIVAMQANGAEKMGQRNGFSDLDIQKLNRMYDCGTVNAVPVSPGFPAPAPVPAPAPGAIAGSGNPIVDSFLGGLISGLGLGDEKKETSS, encoded by the exons ATGAGCCAACAAGTGTTTATAGTCCTAGCTTTGGCCTTAACCGCCTGCCAGGCACATCCCTATGTGTCCTACGACGATGTTGATGACACGGAGGTCATCGAGCTGCCCGGCAACGGCATCGAGGAGGCACCACCCACTCTCGGCAAGGACATCATCGATCTCACCCCGCTGGGAACGGCTCTATTCGGCAAACCGGATGAGGAGCAGACGGCCAGTCGAGTGGGCAACTTCAGTGCCGATGCGGATGATATGAATCCGGAGGAGCTGGGCAGCTACCTGGAGGGCGATATGCTGGTGCCGCAAACGGATCTGATCATGAAGAACGGCCTGCCCACCCAATCCTCCCGTTGGCCCAATGGCGTGGTACCCTACGAGATCCGTGGCAGCTTCAATGCCCGGGACATGGCCACCATCGAGAATGCCATCGCGGAGTACCATCGTCGCACCTGCATACGGTTTGTGAGGCGCAGCTCGGAGCGGGACTACATCTCCATTCGGGGCGACAACTCCGGCTGCTGGTCGTCGGTGGGTCGAGTGGGTGGCAAGCAGGAGGTGAATCTGCAATCGCCCGGCTGCCTCAGTCGTCCCGGAACCGCCATGCATGAGCTGATGCACGCCTTGGGCTTCCTGCACGAACAGAATCGCATGGAGCGCGATGGCTACGTGGCCATCCAGTACAATAATGTCCAGTCCTCGGCCATGAACAACTTCGAGAAGGCCGCTCGCACCGAGGCCTTTGGAGTGCCCTACGACTACGACAGCGTGATGCACTACTCCAAGAACGCCTTCTCCATCAACGGACAGCCCACCATTGTGGCCATG CAAGCCAATGGAGCCGAAAAGATGGGCCAGAGGAATGGCTTCTCGGACCTTGACATCCAGAAGCTGAACCGCATGTACGATTGTGGAACTGTGAATGCTGTTCCGGTGTCTCCGGGTTtccctgctcctgctccggTTCCGGCTCCTGCACCTGGCGCCATTGCTGGCAGTGGCAATCCCATCGTGGACAGCTTCCTCGGCGGACTGATCAGCGGGCTGGGCCTGGGAGATGAGAAAAAGGAGACAAGCTCTTAA
- the LOC128263745 gene encoding cell division cycle protein 16 homolog: MPGDPENTSAETTNDHIDLALYRQLVKQFIDMRRFSTALFWAEKVAVLSGGEPRDIYYQAQCMFLLGEYHRAAHTIQHHKLEKNSLPCFNLLLESLYAAKEFTEAANAIQNVEVEMMTTSLINQPVDAGSGCYLESNSVFGGEENHRNELQSSIYLMKGKVYEALDNRGMAMDFYVQALHKSVYCFEALEALVQHEMLMAWEEFELMQHLPLAQQSTETDAKFILKLYESRLKKYYELISARNAEEISPIVNPDALKYIKEFTAKVQQTGSSDSQLPKVSTLKVPLTPSHFMSPASKVLEDLKAPSFSLQTSLSKASSLVDASHRSMFDSSSRRRSRDNDTDTLIPLGDCLNRVQRSTDLMASEAEKCFYDCDYKQCLKILNELLKVDPFHNNALTIQIACLVENGDFNRLFYVAHKLVDRYPDKAISWYAVGCYYDMIGKSDPARRYLSKATALDRLYGPAWLAYGHSFANENEHEQAMAAYFKATQLMRGCHLPLLYIGVECGLTKNLELAEKFFLQAMNIAPLDVYVLHELGVIKYEYEFFDGAATIFQCTVDIVKQRAKTNNEEISARWEPLFINLGHSLRKIHKYEEALYNFQYALLLKPQNPTTYTSIGFIHALLGNLDPAIEAFHKSLALNRDCIVTSTILKSCIEDLMDDPTTIDEICSAALRDVAKNITANSRRVMNSDKFNGMKLKFDEEEELANSDSNMVVEMSFDT; encoded by the exons ATGCCAGGAGACCCGGAAAACACCAGTGCCGAAACCACCAATGACCACATCGATTTGGCCTTGTACCGGCAGCTGGTCAAACAGTTTATAGACATG AGACGCTTCTCAACGGCACTGTTCTGGGCGGAAAAGGTGGCCGTGCTGAGTGGAGGAGAGCCCCGGGATATATACTATCAGGCGCAGTGCATGTTCTTGCTGGGGGAGTACCATCGCGCTGCCCACACCATACAGCACCACAAGCTGGAGAAGAACTCACTGCCGTGCTTTAACCTGCTCCTGGAAAGCCTCTATGCGGCCAAGGAGTTCACAGAGGCGGCCAATGCCATCCAGAACGTGGAGGTGGAGATGATGACCACGTCGCTGATCAATCAGCCCGTGGATGCCGGCAGCGGCTGCTACCTGGAGAGCAACAGCGTCTTTGGCGGCGAGGAGAACCACCGAAATGAGTTGCAGTCCTCTATTTACCTGATGAAAGGCAAGGTCTACGAGGCTCTGGACAATCGCGGCATGGCCATGGACTTTTATGTACAGGCTCTCCACAAATCCGTCTACTGTTTCGAGGCTTTGGAGGCTCTGGTGCAGCACGAAATGTTGATGGCCTGGGAGG AGTTTGAGCTGATGCAACACTTGCCTCTGGCCCAGCAATCCACCGAAACGGACGCCAAGTTTATTCTCAAACTCTACGAATCTCGGTTAAAGAAGTACTACGAGTTAATATCGGCCCGCAATGCAGAGGAGATTTCACCCATTGTCAATCCTGATGCACTGAAGTATATTAAGGAATTTACGGCCAAAGTGCAGCAGACCGGGTCCTCGGATTCCCAGTTGCCCAAAGTAAGCACCCTTAAGGTGCCGCTTACGCCTAGTCATTTCATGTCGCCAGCCAGCAA AGTCCTGGAGGACCTAAAGGCTCCCAGTTTCTCACTGCAGACGAGCCTCTCGAAGGCCTCCTCCCTTGTTGATGCCTCTCATCGGTCCATGTTTGACTCCTCCAGCAGGAGGCGATCAAGGGATAACGACACAGACACCTTGATTCCTCTAGGGGATTGCCTGAACCGAGTACAACGCAGCACAGATTTGATGGCCTCCGAGGCGGAGAAGTGTTTCTACGACTGCGACTACAAACAGTGCCTGAAAATACTAAACGA GCTGCTAAAAGTGGACCCTTTCCACAACAATGCGCTGACCATTCAAATTGCCTGCCTGGTGGAGAATGGCGACTTCAACCGTCTCTTCTACGTGGCCCATAAGCTGGTGGACCGCTATCCGGACAAGGCGATCTCCTGGTACGCCGTGGGCTGCTACTACGACATGATTGGCAAGAGCGATCCCGCTCGTCGCTACCTCTCCAAGGCAACTGCATTGGACCGACTTTATGGACCCGCCTGGCTGGCCTACGGCCACAGTTTCGCAAATGAGAACGAACACGAGCAGGCGATGGCCGCCTATTTTAAGGCCACACAACTGATGCGCGGCTGCCATCTGCCCTTGCTCTACATCGGTGTGGAGTGTGGCCTGACCAAAAACCTAGAGCTGGCCGAGAAGTTTTTCCTGCAGGCCATGAATATAGCGCCGCTGGATGTGTATGTGCTCCATGAGCTTGGAGTGATCAAGTATGAGTACGAGTTCTTTGACGGCGCCGCCACCATTTTCCAGTGCACCGTGGACATTGTGAAGCAGCGAGCGAAGACCAACAACGAGGAGATCTCGGCCCGCTGGGAGCCGCTATTTATCAATCTGGGCCACTCGCTGCGTAAAATCCACAAGTACGAGGAGGCCCTATACAATTTTCAATAC GCCCTGCTATTGAAGCCGCAGAACCCCACAACCTACACCTCCATAGGATTTATACACGCACTGCTGGGAAACCTTGACCCCGCCATCGAAGCGTTCCACAAGAGCTTGGCCCTCAACAGGGACTGCATAGTGACATCCACCATCCTTAAGAGTTGCATCGAGGACCTGATGGATGACCCCACCACCATTGATGAGATCTGCAGCGCCGCCTTGCGTGATGTGGCCAAGAACATCACGGCCAACAGTCGTCGGGTGATGAACTCGGACAAGTTTAATGGGATGAAGCTCAAGTtcgatgaggaggaggagctcgCCAACTCCGATTCCAACATGGTGGTGGAAATGAGTTTCGATACCTAG